In the Glycine max cultivar Williams 82 chromosome 6, Glycine_max_v4.0, whole genome shotgun sequence genome, AAGCTTCAACCACATTGTCAACAAAAAACTGTGGCAAAGTCAAAGATGCTATGAACGCAGCAGGAGCTAAGACCCACAAGAAAGAGCCACCCTTTACTCCAAAGGGGGAAGATTCCAATTTCCCTTCTTCTACCGATTGGTGTGTCAAGCCACAAAAGGAGACAGAACCTGATTTACCATGAAACGGTTCCACCCCGTTAAATGTAGTAACGGGTACACTAGAACTTTGTTTTGGATGAACTTCCAAGCCACCATTTAAATTGGAATCAGAAGCATGTACTAGAAGCTTCTTGGATTCGCTCAATCCCAAAAGTGAAGTCTCTTTAATCACCCATTTTAAacctgtaataaaaaaaatcaatttgttgAATTTTCTGGTGTAAACAGAGACCCGATAACCACAGacaacaaaatcatttttttaaaaataaattggtgAAATTCTGAACCGGCGAATGCAGCACCCATACGATGAGTGGGAGGGATAAACGTACATTTTGAGGGGTTTCCGAACCGAAATCTATGAATTTGGTTTGTTAATGGAGCGTGGGTTCCAAACGCTGGTGACTGCGAATATAACATTAACGAGTTGGTGAATAGTAATCGGGAATTGCAGAGAAGGGTTAGAATGGTAACAAAGAAAAATTGATTCGAAGGTGTCGGTTAAGGTTTACTCACTGATAGAATACGATGATTGGAAAAGTGAAGTGGTTGAGAGGGAAGAGCGCAACAAAGGGTCTGAAGTTCCATCACTCACTCACTTTAGGGTTTTAGAACTATGAGCTTGCGAGGCTATCCCCTGCTTCTAAAACCCGTTGTTATATTCGCTGGAGTGATTAATCCTTTTGATTACTTTTACAATTTTCTTACTAAAATAggttatttctaaaataaattattgtcatGGGTTTATTTTGATCAAGGTTGATGGTCAAAGTGATAACTTGAAGACCTCATTGTCCAGTCAACAAaaagatgaaataataattttaaatctttgtTTCATCATAAGCATAGTGTTATAATTTTCAGGAACaattgaaaacaataatttttattttatgaatttataatttaaaagtaaactATTTCATGTCTATAAAAAGTTTGAGCCTCTCTCTTAGAGGAaaatcctattttattttttatttttttactattagtcATTCATCTCCTTATATTTTCTTGTAACTAGTCATTTATTCTATCGATCTCTGAAGTGTAAATGGAGCCTAGTAGTTAATGTCCTTGTAATGTAACTGTTATTGCTTATAAATTGGGTATTTACCAATACaagaacaaacaaaatataatattaatattttgtgttcaaaatacaatataagcaaacaaaaaataatggagTCTATTTAATTGATTGGGAACTGAGTtgttataaatttaatgatacATGTTTTCAATTCTTATGTTCAAATATAATtaggataaataaaaattcttaaaaaatattttcataaaactaaaaactagctagtttttatatttatctgaTTTTTCTAGCATCATGTAAACTTTTATGtgttaaaaagttataatttcaAGATATTGTGttcaaatacaatattattatttaaaatataatttctataatCTCTTAGATTatctaatttctttattatttttaatataaaaataagtatatcaatttagtttattttattttagaaccACTCTTTACAAGAGCATGCGAATAATAAGAAAACAACTCACCCTATCCTCACTTCAAACTTAAACAAAGTTTGAGTGACAAcactatattttattattggtttTTTTTGGCTCTCTCTATTTTGTTCTGTTTTTTGCTACTaagcttttttgtgaataaGGTTATAAGGTGATAAGTGATTCTTAATTTGGTAACGCAATATCACGGATAACAGATTCTTTCttagatatttaaaaataagattaatgtcTATACATTGATGGTATAGAATAATTGTACATTATCATTCGATCACAAATCATCATTTAAAttgctttaaaataattattttaaaaattaataaacttatcttatataataaattataatttaataattgtgtaaaactttttatactatcaattataatcctttttctaattaagaattaacaagAACCAAAGGCCACAATATAAAATGTAGTGGAATAACAACTACTTATGTATTATGGGAGAGTAACCTATttgtattaaacattttttttttaccgagTGAATAACAATTTGGGGCGCAGCCAGCTCTAGTTCAACGGACAAAGCCCCAGCGAGGTTCTCTGAAATTGAACATTGATGCATCCATTTTTGAAAGACAGCAGCAATATGGAGTAGGAATATGCATTCAAGTGCAATATTCGAAACTGACTGCAAATTGTTAGTGGAAAGTATTTACTCCAAACAAAACGGATCCTCTGAATTTCACATGTTGGTTGATAAATGTAAgcttttgttaaatttaatcTCAAACTCAATGGTGAGTTTTGTAAGGAGACAAGCAAACATAGTTGGCCACAATCTTGCAAAGGCTTTTAAGTTTAATGCTCACATCTAACTCTTTGATCGAATTTCAAAATGTATCTTTTCTCAGATTATGAATGAAATGCAATAATcttggttcatttttttttatatatataaaaaaaaaaaaaacaatttgaggCGGGTGCAAGTGAAGCAAGCAACTGGTAGAAAGCAAGTTTATTACTCTCCGAAGCAAGTAAAAAGCAACACGCATATCTAAGAAGCAAGACAAGTAAGAAGAAGCAATCGAAGAATGCGTGAGGAAAGGATTATGTTTAGGGAAAAATTAAGAAAGTCAAAAtagtcattttataatttagaacTCCATATCTAGTACCATCCTAAATTGATCGAGGAGGACAAAAACAAGATTAAATAATGAAATGCAATGGATTAAGTTTTATCTTCTTCCATCAATgtcatttttacaaattaaataatagaataacTTTTCCATTTTCCTCCATTCCACTCTTTACCATTAATTAATCTAAACATAACCTAAGGTACTTCCTAACATTTGTCTCGTGGATTTGGTTAATTTTTTCCATAAACACTATATTTCTCCTAAAATGTCACTTTGTAACACACAAAGGATGCTATCCCTGTGCAAATGCATGTCCTTCCCGAACACCTTAGTGAGAAATTAATTCATGTTtgcttgtttgtttgtttgcctCCTTCGAGGTAATTCAAATGATTTACAAACAAACTATTCCATAAAAAAGATAGTTGTATTGGATCAATCAAATGACTTGCTTGGAAAACTACTTGACGAAGGAGAGCTCTGCTCACTCAACCACAAGTCTTGGTCTTGCACCGAGACTGGTGAGTTACTATTGGGCCTTTGTAATGACTTTAAATTAATAGGCCCAGTTTGGAGCTTGAGGTGGCCTTTACCCTTTGCCCCAAAATTCCTCGTTGCAATGCTTAGTGGTTTCTCACATTCATTTGACGAGGAAGAACAGGAGGACAATTCCGTCGAGGTTGCACAATTGTTGTCTCCCAATGTAGTCCACCTACTCAACCTAAGCTGCTCTAACTCTGAAGCCACTTCTGTCATTGAAGGCCTCATGTCCCTATGGAACGCAATGCATCTGAATGCGAGCTCAGCCACCTTGTGTATGGATGAAAGGGTCCAAGCATCACTTCTTACTTCAGGTTCAAGGAATGGGtctataatttcatttaaaagcCCTTTCCCGATCTTGTCCGCAGCAAGAGAAGCTAGATTCACTTCATTATGCGGACGTGAAAAGTCCACCACTTTCAATCCTGTTATGATCTCAACAAGAACAACACCCAAGCTATATACATCACTCTTGTCAGAGAGGTGAAAGTCTTGATGGTACTGTGGATCAACGTAGCCGGGGGTTCCTTGTGGGGTTGTCGAAATGTGGGATATTTCGGTCATCCCTAGTCTAGAAAGACCGAAATCTGCCACTTTGGACCTGAAACAAAAATGATCCATAAACACCTTGAGCTAAtatacacaaaaagaaaaagataaaaaatgtagATGTGATAGGTAACATGATATGTCAAGTAGagatataaaaagaaactaTGAGAAATCATTACATAGTCTAAAGAGAACTATGGTCTTGCCTCTTGATCAATTTCTATGTAACAAGTAATTGAGtgttattaactatttttttaaattgaaaatctcAATTATATGTTGCGTGAAGAATGGCCAAGATCATGAATAAATGGTGCTCGagaatcatataataatttctaagAAATGAGAGATGTGAATAAAGTATTTATACTATAACATGTTCATATATCATTACTCATGCCTGAAATTGTAGTCCAAAAGTATGTTACTGGACTTGATGTCCCTGTGGTAAATGGGGGGACAAATGGCTGAATGAAGATATGCTATGGCTTGTGCAGTTTCAGTGGCAATCGTGAGTCGAATTGGCCAAGGAAGACCACTCCCCCTCTCCTTCTGCAAGTGCTGACTCAGTGTTCCATTGGGCATGAACTCATACACTAGGATTTGTTCTCCGTATTCAATGGAGCAACCCAACAAACGAACTAAATTGGTGTGGCTCACTGAAGAAAGGAGCTTGATCTCATTCATTACTTGCTCAATACTATCAGTGTCTCTGTGTTTTATCCTTTTAATGGCAACCCATTCATTGTTGTAGAGTTTCCCAGCATAAACAGTCCCGTATGCTCCCGTTCCAAGCCGTTGCTTCTCGGAGAAACTATTTGTGGCTTTCTCAATGTCTTTGTAGGGATAGATAGGAACGCTATTTTTGCCGGTGGCTTCGGTTAAGCGCCTTTTCGTGCTATTTGTGACTCTCAATTTGGAGCGTCGGCGATAGAAACAAcacaatgaacccaaagtaaccATCAGCGAAACACCCACAACGAACCCTGCAAGATATTCGATCAATTCAATGAGTAACTACTAAGTACTAAAAGTAATAGTTGAAGAGCAAAATGTGCGGTTCATAATGAAATAAGCACATGTTACCTCCAATTAAGACAATGAATCTCGTTGTTCCTCCACATCGACCAGATATGTACTTCGCTGGGTTGCATGACGAGGCTGTGCGTTACAAGGACAAAA is a window encoding:
- the LOC100777480 gene encoding wall-associated receptor kinase-like 14 yields the protein MITKKKQEQLLLFIIIFVLGKITFFIPTTNAQVNHHECRQTCGSSKPVPYPFGFSSGCAIRLKCTAGVASVGEFPVKVNTDSMIVSIEAQCNRPFDSLHHLFSHKYAPTSRNVILLENCTGTPLPCFIPETLVRTHFESVGCNNASGTGELSCYFENRTNGFVDRRTLDEIGCKYFMSSLAAPDIKNISGAPLSLDVNIIQLGWWLQGDQCLCSDHANCTTLQSPMDGKPGFRCRCRDGFVGDGFLAGTGCRKASSCNPAKYISGRCGGTTRFIVLIGGFVVGVSLMVTLGSLCCFYRRRSKLRVTNSTKRRLTEATGKNSVPIYPYKDIEKATNSFSEKQRLGTGAYGTVYAGKLYNNEWVAIKRIKHRDTDSIEQVMNEIKLLSSVSHTNLVRLLGCSIEYGEQILVYEFMPNGTLSQHLQKERGSGLPWPIRLTIATETAQAIAYLHSAICPPIYHRDIKSSNILLDYNFRSKVADFGLSRLGMTEISHISTTPQGTPGYVDPQYHQDFHLSDKSDVYSLGVVLVEIITGLKVVDFSRPHNEVNLASLAADKIGKGLLNEIIDPFLEPEVRSDAWTLSSIHKVAELAFRCIAFHRDMRPSMTEVASELEQLRLSRWTTLGDNNCATSTELSSCSSSSNECEKPLSIATRNFGAKGKGHLKLQTGPINLKSLQRPNSNSPVSVQDQDLWLSEQSSPSSSSFPSKSFD